From the genome of Candidatus Binatia bacterium, one region includes:
- a CDS encoding DUF6206 family protein: MSTLATSPAPSRVVDLLQEFEARLDPARPTVGGARIVGYGEVSTVFAVPNLEGMVCKRMAGFRDDGRAAAYVDVVARYIGELGGLGLAIVETTAVPVHTPAGGPVVYLVQPCVPAAELGHGVLRDASEATLLACVDRLLPWFRRILLANRARTDGYTVAVDGQISNWQFPLAGGIPGEPVLLDVGTPYLRRDGIDEIDIELFLAPAPAPIRPFYRRSRAVQAYIDDYFRPHTLLLDLLGNFHKEGRPDRIPLVLERVNAWLGSEGADLGARPLERGEVDRYYEKDAKLLELYLKLRRLDRFVRTRLLRQRYNFILPGPVRR; this comes from the coding sequence ATGAGCACACTTGCTACCTCGCCGGCGCCGTCCCGGGTCGTCGATCTCCTACAGGAGTTCGAGGCCCGCCTCGATCCGGCGCGGCCGACAGTGGGTGGGGCACGCATCGTTGGCTACGGCGAGGTTTCCACGGTCTTTGCGGTGCCGAACCTCGAAGGCATGGTCTGCAAGCGCATGGCCGGTTTTCGCGACGACGGCAGGGCGGCCGCGTACGTCGACGTCGTCGCCCGGTACATCGGAGAACTCGGCGGGCTGGGGCTCGCCATCGTCGAGACCACGGCCGTCCCCGTGCACACCCCTGCCGGCGGGCCGGTCGTCTATCTTGTCCAGCCCTGCGTTCCCGCCGCCGAGCTGGGACATGGCGTGCTGCGCGATGCGTCCGAAGCGACGCTGCTCGCCTGCGTCGATCGCCTGTTGCCGTGGTTCCGGCGCATCCTGCTGGCCAACCGCGCACGCACCGACGGGTATACGGTGGCGGTCGATGGCCAGATCTCCAACTGGCAGTTCCCGCTTGCCGGCGGCATTCCGGGAGAGCCCGTGCTGCTCGACGTCGGGACCCCGTACTTGCGCCGGGACGGCATCGACGAAATCGACATCGAGCTCTTCCTGGCGCCGGCGCCGGCGCCGATCCGGCCGTTCTATCGCCGGTCGCGCGCCGTGCAGGCGTACATCGACGATTACTTCCGCCCGCACACTCTACTGCTCGACCTGCTCGGCAACTTCCACAAGGAGGGCCGTCCCGACCGGATTCCGCTGGTCCTGGAGCGGGTGAATGCGTGGCTGGGGAGCGAGGGTGCGGACCTCGGTGCCCGGCCTTTGGAACGTGGGGAGGTCGATCGTTACTACGAGAAGGACGCGAAGCTGCTGGAGCTGTACCTGAAGCTGCGGCGCCTCGACCGGTTCGTGCGCACGCGTCTCTTGCGGCAGCGCTACAACTTCATCCTGCCCGGCCCGGTGCGCCGCTGA